In Opitutaceae bacterium TAV5, one genomic interval encodes:
- a CDS encoding prolyl-tRNA synthetase, protein MKRWSQFFIPTLKESPSDAEIASHKLLVRAGLVRKLGGGLYTFMPLGLRALHKISQICREEIDAAGGIELWMPHVHPAELWEQGPRWAAAREIMFRADSAGDGKRAPRDPEFVLGPTHEEIITPLVKSEITSYRDLPKNFYQIATKFRNEIRPRYGLMRAREFVMMDAYSFDADDEGSVKNYFLMKEAYEKFFARLGVQAIAVEADTGVMGGSYSHEFMVPAEVGDDDVIYSDAGYAANREKATSALVPADLADAAPEAPAPVEFATPGVATIAHLEAAPYSVPADRQFKTLVFIGTVANPDGTTTDKPFIVILRGCDDLEEAKLGALGFQRTRPAVAEEIEPVLGAKPGSLGAVKGTIRNPAALAGIFADHAIRLTGNGATGANKDGFHLRHVNVARDLAITKFGDFRTVRPGEPCPKSGQPLKIRRGIEVGHIFKLGTKYSEKFNALYTDDRKQQHPMVMGCYGIGISRTLQAIIEQSHDADGIVWPWACAPFQVLVTVLDPQDAAVSELATRLAAAAESAGADVLLDDRTERPGVKFKDADLIGIPLRVTVGGKGIKDGIIELKWRTKKEVSRIPVAEAEARLAEAVRQAAATP, encoded by the coding sequence ATGAAACGCTGGTCGCAATTCTTCATCCCGACACTCAAGGAAAGTCCTTCCGACGCCGAAATCGCCTCGCACAAGCTCCTCGTCCGCGCCGGCCTCGTGCGCAAGCTCGGCGGCGGCCTGTACACGTTCATGCCGCTCGGCCTGCGCGCCCTGCACAAAATCTCGCAAATCTGCCGTGAGGAAATCGACGCCGCCGGCGGCATCGAGCTCTGGATGCCCCACGTCCACCCTGCCGAACTCTGGGAACAGGGCCCCCGCTGGGCCGCCGCCCGTGAAATCATGTTTCGCGCCGACAGCGCCGGCGACGGCAAACGCGCGCCACGCGATCCCGAATTTGTCCTCGGCCCCACTCACGAGGAGATCATCACCCCGCTCGTGAAGAGCGAGATCACCAGCTACCGCGACCTGCCGAAAAATTTTTACCAGATCGCCACCAAATTCCGTAACGAGATCCGCCCCCGCTACGGGCTCATGCGCGCCCGCGAGTTTGTCATGATGGACGCCTACTCGTTCGACGCCGACGACGAGGGTTCGGTGAAAAACTACTTCCTCATGAAGGAAGCCTACGAAAAATTCTTCGCCCGCCTCGGCGTCCAGGCCATCGCCGTCGAGGCCGACACCGGCGTCATGGGCGGCAGCTACTCGCACGAATTCATGGTCCCCGCCGAAGTGGGCGACGACGACGTCATCTACAGCGACGCCGGCTACGCCGCCAATCGCGAGAAGGCCACCAGCGCGCTCGTCCCCGCCGACCTCGCCGACGCCGCGCCCGAGGCGCCCGCTCCCGTCGAGTTCGCCACACCGGGCGTCGCCACCATCGCCCACCTCGAGGCCGCGCCGTACTCCGTGCCCGCCGACAGGCAGTTCAAGACCCTCGTTTTCATCGGCACCGTCGCCAACCCCGACGGCACCACCACCGACAAGCCGTTCATCGTCATCCTGCGCGGCTGCGACGATCTCGAGGAAGCCAAGCTCGGCGCCCTCGGTTTCCAGCGCACCCGCCCCGCCGTCGCCGAGGAGATCGAGCCCGTGCTCGGCGCGAAGCCCGGCAGCCTCGGCGCCGTCAAGGGCACGATCCGGAATCCCGCCGCGCTCGCCGGCATTTTTGCCGACCACGCCATCCGCCTCACCGGCAACGGCGCCACCGGCGCCAACAAGGACGGCTTCCACCTCCGCCACGTCAACGTGGCGCGCGATCTCGCCATCACGAAATTCGGCGACTTCCGCACCGTACGCCCCGGCGAGCCCTGCCCGAAATCCGGACAACCCTTAAAAATCCGCCGCGGCATCGAGGTCGGCCACATCTTCAAGCTCGGCACCAAATATTCGGAAAAATTCAACGCCCTCTACACCGACGACCGGAAGCAGCAGCACCCGATGGTCATGGGTTGCTACGGCATCGGCATCAGCCGCACGCTCCAGGCCATCATCGAGCAGAGCCACGATGCCGACGGCATCGTCTGGCCCTGGGCCTGCGCGCCCTTCCAGGTGCTCGTCACCGTGCTCGATCCGCAGGACGCCGCCGTTTCGGAACTCGCCACCCGGCTCGCCGCCGCCGCCGAAAGCGCCGGAGCCGACGTGCTGCTTGACGACCGCACCGAAAGACCAGGGGTAAAATTCAAGGACGCCGACTTGATCGGAATCCCGTTGCGCGTAACCGTTGGAGGCAAAGGCATCAAGGACGGCATCATCGAACTCAAGTGGCGCACGAAAAAAGAAGTTTCCAGGATTCCGGTCGCCGAAGCGGAGGCGCGCCTCGCAGAGGCCGTCCGGCAGGCGGCGGCAACACCGTAA
- a CDS encoding Clp protease adaptor protein ClpS: MADDTQHPFHSSPPQESPGPETQVHLTPDGHWRVVVINDPVNLMSYLVLVLRKVLGIDEDTARKYMMAVHEDGRAAVWSGLREKAEHYAFSLQQWHLNAIIEPDDTSAP, from the coding sequence ATGGCGGACGACACCCAGCATCCGTTCCATTCATCTCCCCCGCAGGAATCTCCGGGGCCGGAGACCCAGGTCCATCTCACACCCGACGGACACTGGCGCGTCGTGGTCATCAACGATCCCGTCAACCTCATGTCCTACCTCGTGCTCGTGCTCCGCAAGGTGCTCGGCATCGACGAGGACACCGCCCGCAAGTACATGATGGCCGTCCACGAGGACGGTCGCGCCGCCGTGTGGAGCGGGCTGCGCGAGAAGGCCGAGCACTACGCCTTCTCGCTCCAGCAGTGGCACCTCAACGCCATCATCGAACCCGACGACACGTCCGCGCCGTAA
- a CDS encoding N-terminal cleavage protein → MKTISPKTRHRHGFTLIELLTVITIIGILAAIIIPVAGRVRKNAMTARATSNIRQLVLAHHAYAVENRDRFPPVHNGDSESPTYEPGSWQNHIAPYVAYKIGTKNDDRYRHRGDPRTIFNVPDSRPWKEQGRHVNAPSINRSFYSNSANFRPSVIPVPSRYILLGECEESNVDRISTLKKSGSDYAHNKGEAPLLPTNTEFGAFRRENGNKALMGFCDGHVKALTREELRDDITPANGNPWRWW, encoded by the coding sequence ATGAAAACAATATCCCCGAAAACCAGACACCGTCATGGTTTCACGCTCATCGAACTGCTCACCGTCATCACGATCATCGGCATCCTCGCGGCGATCATCATACCGGTGGCGGGCCGCGTCCGCAAAAATGCCATGACCGCCCGGGCGACGAGCAACATCCGGCAACTCGTCCTCGCCCACCATGCCTATGCGGTGGAAAACAGGGATCGATTCCCGCCTGTGCATAATGGCGATAGCGAATCGCCCACTTACGAACCGGGCTCATGGCAAAATCATATCGCGCCGTATGTCGCTTACAAAATCGGAACCAAGAATGATGACCGTTATCGGCATCGCGGGGATCCGCGCACCATTTTTAATGTTCCCGATAGCAGACCGTGGAAGGAACAGGGCCGCCATGTAAACGCGCCATCGATCAATCGCAGCTTTTATTCGAACTCGGCCAATTTCCGCCCAAGCGTCATTCCGGTTCCCTCACGCTACATCCTGCTTGGCGAATGCGAGGAATCCAACGTGGACCGGATCAGCACGCTCAAAAAATCCGGTTCCGATTATGCCCACAACAAGGGTGAAGCCCCGCTTCTTCCCACCAACACCGAATTCGGCGCGTTCCGTCGCGAAAACGGCAACAAGGCCCTCATGGGTTTCTGCGACGGCCACGTGAAGGCGCTGACCCGCGAGGAACTGCGCGACGACATCACTCCGGCCAACGGCAACCCCTGGCGCTGGTGGTGA